From a single Natronocella acetinitrilica genomic region:
- a CDS encoding malonyl-CoA decarboxylase: MATSLLQDLLNALTRRDFRDRMPHPGIDGRPATAQELRLACEELLASDGEASSIGLARQVLDLYVTLDPEEVGAFFHLLLDAFGPDRAAVDTAYEAYKQTDSELSLSHLFDACEPRRQALLRRLNLAPGGTLDLVRMREGLLKRLRDEEALVPVDRDFSHLLSSWFNRGFLVLRRIEWQTPASILEKIIKYESVHAISDWNDLRRRLDPRDRRCFGFFHPALGDEPLVFVEVALTSEIPGDVQDIIHAEETPANLDAPTTAAFFGISNCQYGLRGISFGNFLIKQVVQELKQECPSLETFVTLSPLPSFRAWLDAVHHDAVEYLRLPDAWRETLALADAPDWHSQPESVAALEPVVVALVAHYLCETRNAEGYPQDPVARFHLGNGARLERINWLGDVSDKGLHQSLGIMVNYVYAIDEIENNHERYVNEGHVATSRGVRKVAKAAADGLKEKKQ; the protein is encoded by the coding sequence ATGGCAACCAGCTTGTTGCAGGATTTGCTCAATGCCTTGACCCGTCGCGACTTCCGGGACCGCATGCCGCACCCCGGCATAGACGGACGTCCAGCGACAGCGCAGGAGCTGCGGCTTGCCTGCGAAGAACTACTCGCGAGCGATGGCGAGGCCAGCAGCATCGGCCTGGCCCGTCAGGTTCTCGATCTTTATGTGACTCTGGATCCCGAGGAAGTTGGCGCATTCTTCCACCTTCTGCTCGATGCATTCGGACCAGATCGTGCTGCGGTGGACACGGCATACGAAGCGTACAAGCAGACCGACTCGGAGTTATCACTTTCCCACTTGTTCGATGCATGCGAACCGCGGCGACAGGCCCTGCTACGTCGTTTGAACCTCGCACCCGGTGGCACCCTGGACCTTGTAAGGATGCGGGAGGGTCTGCTGAAGCGACTGCGTGACGAGGAGGCCCTTGTTCCCGTGGACCGGGATTTCTCCCACCTGCTTTCGTCATGGTTCAACCGCGGTTTTCTCGTACTGCGCCGGATTGAATGGCAGACGCCGGCGTCGATTCTCGAGAAAATCATCAAGTACGAGTCTGTTCACGCCATCAGTGACTGGAACGATCTTCGCAGACGTCTCGACCCAAGAGACAGGCGGTGCTTCGGGTTCTTTCATCCCGCACTGGGGGATGAGCCCCTGGTCTTTGTGGAGGTCGCCCTGACATCAGAGATTCCCGGGGATGTGCAGGACATCATTCATGCGGAGGAGACGCCAGCCAATCTGGATGCCCCGACAACCGCGGCCTTTTTCGGAATCAGCAATTGCCAGTATGGGCTTCGTGGCATTTCCTTCGGCAACTTCCTCATCAAGCAGGTGGTGCAGGAGCTGAAGCAGGAATGCCCCAGCCTGGAAACCTTCGTGACGCTATCGCCACTGCCAAGCTTTCGAGCATGGCTTGATGCCGTACATCATGACGCCGTGGAGTACCTACGACTGCCTGATGCCTGGCGAGAGACCCTGGCCCTGGCGGATGCGCCCGATTGGCACAGTCAACCGGAATCAGTGGCGGCGCTGGAGCCAGTCGTGGTGGCGCTGGTGGCCCATTATCTGTGTGAAACACGCAATGCCGAGGGTTATCCGCAGGATCCGGTGGCGCGGTTCCACCTGGGCAACGGGGCTCGTCTGGAGCGGATCAACTGGCTGGGAGACGTTTCTGACAAGGGTCTGCACCAAAGTCTCGGCATCATGGTGAATTACGTTTACGCCATCGATGAAATCGAGAACAACCATGAGCGATATGTTAACGAAGGCCACGTTGCCACCTCTCGTGGCGTGCGCAAAGTTGCAAAGGCAGCCGCAGACGGCCTGAAGGAAAAGAAACAATGA
- a CDS encoding malonate--CoA ligase, with the protein MTDNLFTAISTRLEQTPEQILVERPGGRRYTYGEALQESARLANRLAKLGLRPGDRLAVQIDKSPEMLLLYLACLRAGGVYLPLNTAYTEGELRYFLDNAEPTVVIAQAGKTSTLASLSAAAGACVATLGTARDGTLVEELDHEPTTHEPAKVGMEAPAAILYTSGTTGRPKGAVLSHGNLLANAEALIDAWRFSAEDRLLHALPVFHVHGLFVACNVPILAGARITFLDKFDVDEVIEHLPHCTVMMGVPTFYVRLLQDERFNHKTTENLRLFVSGSAPLLAETHEAVRARTGHGIVERYGMTETNMNTSNPYDGERRAGTVGFPLPGVEVRIVDTETLAELPHGEIGGLEVRGPNVFGGYWRMPEKTAEDFREDGFFITGDLAYVDEDGYIHIVGRAKDLIISGGYNVYPKEVEQIVDDLPAVVESAVFGVPHPDLGEAVTAVVVPQPGRHVSESDVLGAMKDKIAKYKRPKRVIVVDSLPRNVMGKVQKNMLREQFGDIYRQSSES; encoded by the coding sequence ATGACAGATAACCTGTTCACCGCAATCTCCACCCGTCTTGAGCAGACACCGGAGCAGATTCTGGTCGAGCGGCCCGGTGGCCGCCGATACACTTATGGCGAGGCGCTGCAGGAAAGCGCCCGGCTTGCCAACCGCCTGGCCAAACTCGGCCTGCGGCCCGGTGACCGGTTGGCGGTACAAATAGACAAGAGCCCCGAGATGCTGCTGCTCTACCTTGCGTGCTTGCGTGCAGGCGGCGTCTACCTGCCCCTGAACACCGCCTACACCGAGGGCGAGCTCCGGTACTTTCTCGACAACGCCGAGCCAACCGTCGTTATCGCCCAGGCGGGCAAGACGAGTACGCTGGCGAGCCTGTCAGCGGCTGCGGGCGCCTGTGTGGCCACTTTGGGTACCGCCCGTGACGGTACCCTGGTGGAAGAGCTTGACCATGAGCCAACAACGCATGAACCCGCCAAGGTTGGCATGGAGGCGCCGGCGGCGATCCTCTATACATCCGGCACAACCGGCCGCCCGAAGGGCGCCGTGCTCAGTCATGGCAACCTGTTGGCCAATGCCGAGGCGCTGATCGACGCATGGCGCTTCTCGGCTGAAGACCGACTGCTTCATGCGCTGCCCGTGTTTCATGTGCACGGACTGTTCGTCGCATGCAACGTGCCGATCCTCGCCGGTGCCCGTATCACCTTTCTGGACAAGTTCGATGTCGATGAAGTCATCGAGCACCTGCCGCACTGCACCGTGATGATGGGGGTGCCAACCTTTTACGTACGCCTGCTGCAGGATGAGCGGTTCAACCACAAGACCACCGAAAACCTGAGGCTCTTCGTCTCCGGCTCGGCGCCCTTGCTGGCCGAAACCCACGAAGCCGTGCGTGCGCGAACCGGTCACGGCATCGTGGAGCGATACGGCATGACCGAGACGAACATGAACACCTCCAACCCCTATGACGGTGAACGGCGGGCGGGCACCGTCGGTTTCCCTCTACCCGGCGTCGAGGTTCGCATTGTCGATACCGAGACCTTGGCCGAGTTACCCCACGGAGAGATCGGCGGACTGGAGGTGCGCGGCCCCAACGTATTCGGTGGTTACTGGCGCATGCCGGAAAAAACCGCCGAAGACTTCCGTGAAGATGGTTTCTTCATCACCGGGGACCTCGCATATGTCGATGAGGATGGATACATCCATATTGTCGGCCGCGCAAAAGATCTGATCATCTCAGGCGGATACAACGTCTATCCCAAGGAAGTGGAACAGATCGTGGATGACCTGCCGGCAGTCGTGGAATCAGCCGTGTTCGGCGTCCCACATCCTGATCTGGGAGAGGCCGTCACAGCGGTGGTGGTGCCGCAGCCCGGACGGCATGTCAGCGAGTCCGACGTACTCGGGGCCATGAAGGACAAGATCGCCAAATACAAGCGGCCAAAGCGGGTGATCGTTGTCGACAGCCTGCCACGAAACGTCATGGGGAAGGTGCAGAAGAACATGCTGCGCGAGCAGTTCGGCGACATCTATCGACAATCATCGGAATCATGA
- a CDS encoding DJ-1/PfpI family protein, translating into MSANEQLDVAIVVFDDVEVLDVCGPFEVFSVAGFVEDRKPFSVRLVAAENNTVYARNGLKLLPDCTYSDCPVPDILVVPGGPGARPQSRDPHLLTFLQQMAPQVRTVLSVCTGALIMGRAGLLDNQPATTHHRAIQELQDAAPSAQIQTQVRYLRSGNMILSGGVAAGIDAALEVVADYCGPELAKSTAHYMEFPWNRNGEAY; encoded by the coding sequence ATGAGCGCCAACGAACAACTGGATGTCGCGATCGTGGTATTCGACGACGTCGAGGTTCTTGATGTGTGCGGCCCATTCGAAGTTTTTTCGGTGGCCGGCTTCGTCGAAGACCGCAAACCGTTTTCTGTGCGACTGGTGGCAGCGGAAAACAACACCGTGTATGCCCGAAACGGGCTAAAGCTTTTGCCGGACTGCACATACAGTGACTGCCCAGTGCCGGACATTCTGGTGGTGCCGGGCGGGCCCGGTGCCCGGCCCCAGTCCCGGGACCCCCACCTGCTGACTTTCCTCCAGCAAATGGCTCCCCAGGTGCGCACTGTCCTCTCGGTGTGCACGGGCGCTCTCATAATGGGCCGCGCCGGGCTACTGGATAACCAACCCGCAACGACCCACCACCGGGCCATTCAAGAGCTGCAGGATGCCGCTCCCAGCGCGCAGATCCAGACCCAGGTGCGCTATTTGCGCAGCGGTAACATGATCCTCTCCGGGGGTGTGGCCGCCGGCATAGATGCCGCACTTGAGGTTGTCGCCGACTACTGCGGCCCGGAACTGGCGAAATCCACGGCGCACTACATGGAATTTCCGTGGAATCGAAACGGCGAAGCGTATTGA